From a region of the Prevotella melaninogenica genome:
- a CDS encoding HU family DNA-binding protein yields the protein MTVNYKLLRTSGKLEKRKALRIVPIKKDVTGIERICQHIQQATTLTTADILGTISAIKTELVEELKSGNTVHLPGIGFFSLALKGDMYEDQKTHRYHLRNVAVRKIRFRTDKDFYEALGEVDFANKTYKDGTPSLPMRPAVNAALKELFDESPIITVNDLRRRLNLSTTYAYQLTAQLEHEKKIINIGSRYRKIYRKT from the coding sequence ATGACTGTAAATTACAAACTATTAAGAACAAGCGGTAAGCTTGAAAAGCGTAAAGCACTAAGAATAGTACCAATCAAGAAAGACGTAACAGGTATAGAAAGAATCTGTCAGCATATCCAACAAGCTACAACACTCACAACAGCCGACATTCTTGGGACTATCTCGGCAATAAAAACAGAATTAGTAGAGGAGCTAAAAAGTGGGAATACAGTTCATCTACCAGGTATTGGATTCTTCTCGCTTGCCCTTAAAGGCGACATGTACGAAGACCAAAAGACACATCGCTACCACCTCCGTAATGTTGCAGTTCGCAAAATTAGGTTCCGTACCGATAAGGATTTTTACGAAGCTTTGGGAGAAGTGGATTTTGCCAACAAGACCTACAAAGACGGAACACCATCACTCCCCATGAGACCAGCCGTCAACGCTGCACTAAAAGAGTTGTTTGACGAGAGTCCGATAATAACCGTTAACGACCTCCGTCGCCGTCTGAATCTTTCTACGACCTACGCCTATCAACTTACAGCACAGTTAGAACATGAAAAGAAAATCATCAACATCGGTTCACGTTATCGCAAAATCTACAGAAAGACATAG
- a CDS encoding DUF4595 domain-containing protein, translating to MKKTITIALLTAAVIGATSFFSSCSNKNDDDWIIDRRPDPVTIDLSKVFTNGMPKEVDSMTIQTDDRGLVTGIQTKDETVSFKYINTKTRAIVIPNVFMKVERNGKATVYIMYLNNNGFVRGCMIEQKENTKEDTWRFTYNDNDQLINIIHSADDYKEFTLTYKDSNISEIETKTIVSQTTTRKKDTYKVAYTSDTTPVPIVNKGNIMLFNTTFGIDIGAMKYAYYAGLLGKATKNLPVQLIDKSGNKTNFTWTFNSNGFPTSMTSGSHQYKFVW from the coding sequence ATGAAAAAGACTATTACAATCGCACTTCTTACTGCAGCAGTAATAGGTGCAACATCTTTTTTTTCATCATGCAGTAACAAAAACGATGATGACTGGATTATTGATCGCCGGCCAGATCCTGTAACAATTGACCTTTCAAAGGTATTCACTAATGGCATGCCTAAAGAGGTGGACAGTATGACTATCCAAACAGATGACAGAGGATTGGTTACAGGTATTCAGACTAAGGATGAAACGGTATCTTTCAAATACATTAATACAAAAACACGTGCTATTGTAATCCCAAATGTCTTCATGAAAGTAGAACGTAATGGGAAAGCAACAGTCTATATAATGTATCTGAACAACAACGGTTTTGTTAGAGGATGCATGATAGAGCAAAAGGAAAATACAAAGGAAGATACATGGAGGTTCACTTATAACGATAATGACCAACTAATTAATATAATCCATTCAGCAGATGACTACAAAGAATTTACTTTGACTTATAAAGATAGCAACATCTCTGAAATAGAGACAAAAACTATCGTCTCACAAACAACAACAAGAAAAAAAGACACTTATAAAGTTGCTTATACCTCAGATACAACCCCAGTCCCTATAGTGAACAAGGGTAACATTATGCTCTTCAATACAACGTTTGGTATTGACATTGGCGCAATGAAATACGCCTACTATGCAGGATTGCTTGGAAAAGCAACTAAGAACTTGCCTGTACAGCTTATTGATAAGAGCGGCAACAAAACCAACTTTACATGGACTTTCAATAGTAATGGCTTCCCAACATCAATGACAAGCGGTAGCCATCAATACAAGTTCGTGTGGTAA
- the rhuM gene encoding virulence protein RhuM/Fic/DOC family protein, producing MTETLNDKIIIYQSEDGKTQLDVKLEKETVWLTQKQIAELFGTKRPAITKHLKNIYASEELTEDSTCSILEHMGNDGRQSYNTKYYNLDAILSIGYRVNSKNATRFRQWANSVLKQYLVKGYAINENIRKHQIAELRQLIQVLGRAIQQQPAKTTDESNALFDVVVDYTYALDTLDNYDYQRLHIAKTTKEEPFHATYENAMHEIDMLRQKFGGSVLFGNEKDDSFKSSIGQIYQTFDGTELYPSVEEKAAMLLYLVTKNHSFSDGNKRIAATLFLWFMNNNAILYRPDGTKRIADNTLVALTLMIAESKTEEKDIMVKVVVNLINQAN from the coding sequence ATGACTGAAACCTTAAACGACAAAATTATCATCTATCAAAGTGAAGATGGTAAGACCCAACTTGACGTAAAGTTGGAAAAGGAAACCGTATGGCTAACACAGAAACAAATAGCTGAACTATTTGGTACAAAGAGACCAGCTATAACAAAACACTTAAAGAATATTTATGCTTCAGAGGAATTAACTGAAGATAGCACATGTTCCATTTTGGAACACATGGGTAATGATGGTAGACAAAGTTACAATACGAAATATTATAACTTAGATGCTATCCTTTCCATAGGCTACCGTGTGAATAGTAAGAATGCTACTCGTTTTCGCCAATGGGCTAACTCTGTTCTTAAGCAATATCTTGTCAAAGGCTACGCTATTAACGAGAACATACGCAAACATCAGATTGCAGAACTACGCCAACTCATACAAGTATTAGGCAGAGCCATCCAGCAACAACCCGCAAAGACGACGGACGAAAGCAATGCGCTCTTTGATGTTGTGGTGGATTATACCTACGCACTCGACACACTCGATAACTATGATTACCAGCGACTCCATATCGCTAAGACCACCAAAGAAGAACCTTTCCATGCCACATACGAGAATGCTATGCACGAGATAGATATGCTTCGACAGAAGTTTGGTGGCTCTGTACTCTTTGGTAATGAGAAGGACGATTCCTTCAAAAGTTCTATCGGACAAATCTATCAGACCTTTGATGGTACGGAACTTTATCCGAGTGTGGAGGAGAAAGCAGCTATGCTTCTCTATCTTGTCACTAAGAACCACTCGTTCAGCGATGGAAACAAACGCATTGCAGCCACTCTCTTCCTATGGTTTATGAACAACAATGCCATCCTCTATCGTCCCGATGGTACCAAACGAATTGCTGACAACACACTCGTTGCCCTCACCCTCATGATTGCCGAGAGTAAAACAGAGGAAAAGGATATAATGGTAAAGGTTGTGGTGAACCTTATCAACCAAGCCAATTAG
- a CDS encoding FtsX-like permease family protein translates to MNFPFYIARRYLFSKKSTHAINVISLISVLGVSVATMALVVVLSGFNGFSDLVASFFTNFDPQIKIEAAKGKAMSANDPLLLKVKKLPSVEVATECVEDQALAIYHDKQAMVNVKGVEDNFDSLTHISNILYGEGDFRLHTANLQYGVLGIRLAQDLGTGVAWPDYLHIYAPQREGQYDVSDPTNAFVKDSLISPGVLFQVKQLKYDKGYIITSLEFARRIFNRQGEITSLELRMKPGVDIDKAKDEIQTLLGDKYKVLDRYEQQADTFNIMRIEKLFAYIFLTFILMVACFNIIGSLSMLIIDKKNDVITLRNLGATDSQIRRIFLFEGRMISAAGAVIGIALGLLLCWLQQTYGLVQLGDQAGNFVVNAYPISVHPEDIITIFLTVILVGWLSVWYPVRYMSRKLTRD, encoded by the coding sequence ATGAACTTCCCTTTTTACATTGCCCGCCGTTACCTCTTTTCAAAGAAGAGTACACATGCTATTAACGTTATCAGCCTCATCTCCGTACTCGGTGTGTCGGTGGCAACAATGGCATTGGTCGTTGTATTGAGCGGATTCAATGGCTTTTCAGACCTTGTAGCGTCCTTCTTTACCAACTTCGATCCACAAATAAAGATTGAAGCAGCAAAGGGTAAGGCTATGTCGGCTAACGACCCCTTACTTTTAAAGGTTAAAAAACTACCTTCTGTAGAGGTGGCTACAGAATGTGTAGAGGACCAAGCATTGGCTATTTATCATGACAAACAAGCCATGGTAAACGTAAAGGGTGTGGAGGATAACTTCGACTCGCTGACACATATCAGTAATATCCTATACGGAGAGGGTGACTTTAGACTTCATACAGCCAATCTGCAATATGGTGTTCTCGGTATTAGATTGGCACAAGACCTCGGTACTGGAGTTGCATGGCCAGACTACTTACACATCTATGCACCCCAGCGTGAAGGACAGTATGATGTTTCTGACCCAACAAATGCCTTTGTAAAAGACTCATTGATATCCCCAGGAGTACTTTTCCAAGTGAAGCAGCTGAAGTATGATAAGGGGTATATTATCACCTCCCTCGAGTTCGCACGTCGTATCTTCAACCGACAGGGAGAGATTACCTCACTTGAATTACGCATGAAACCTGGTGTCGACATTGACAAGGCAAAGGACGAAATACAAACCCTTCTCGGTGATAAATATAAAGTGTTAGACCGCTATGAGCAGCAAGCTGACACGTTTAATATCATGCGTATAGAGAAGCTCTTTGCCTATATCTTCCTCACGTTTATCCTTATGGTGGCATGCTTTAACATCATTGGTTCGCTCTCTATGCTCATCATTGACAAGAAGAATGACGTCATTACCTTGCGTAACCTCGGTGCAACAGATAGTCAGATACGTCGTATCTTCCTCTTTGAAGGTAGAATGATTTCCGCTGCTGGTGCTGTCATTGGTATTGCACTCGGCTTATTACTTTGCTGGTTACAACAGACATACGGTCTTGTACAGCTTGGTGATCAAGCAGGAAACTTTGTTGTCAATGCCTATCCTATTAGCGTTCACCCCGAAGATATCATCACAATCTTCCTCACAGTTATCCTTGTTGGCTGGCTTTCCGTATGGTATCCAGTGCGCTATATGAGCCGCAAACTGACGAGGGATTAA
- the rbfA gene encoding 30S ribosome-binding factor RbfA codes for MQETRQNRISRLLQKELASIFQTQTRMMHGVLVSVTRVKVSPDLSICTAYLSIFPSEKGDEILKNINANEKTIRYDLGQRVHNQLRIIPELRFFIDDSLDYLERIDELLKK; via the coding sequence ATGCAAGAAACAAGACAAAACCGCATATCACGTCTCCTCCAAAAGGAGTTAGCAAGTATTTTCCAAACACAAACACGTATGATGCATGGTGTTTTGGTTAGTGTAACGCGTGTAAAGGTAAGCCCAGACCTCAGTATCTGTACCGCCTACCTCAGTATCTTCCCATCTGAAAAGGGAGACGAAATACTGAAAAACATCAATGCTAATGAGAAGACTATCCGCTACGACTTAGGTCAGCGCGTGCATAATCAGCTGCGTATCATCCCTGAGCTTCGCTTCTTCATTGACGACTCTCTCGACTACTTGGAGCGCATTGATGAGTTACTCAAGAAGTAG
- a CDS encoding O-methyltransferase: MPTTNTYTSLTDEAGCNAYLASHIDPEGDYLYRLYRATNIHTIHGRMASGHLQGRLLKMLVQMIRPKNILEVGTFSGYSAICMAEGLEEGGKLYTFEINDEMEDFTRPWIEGSPVADKIDFRIGDAAEEALKLGILFDMAFVDGDKRNYTEVYEKLLPIIRSGGYILADNTLWDWHVIDPAYDHDQQTIGIRRFNDFIAKDDRIEKVILPLRDGLTLIRKK, translated from the coding sequence ATGCCAACAACCAACACCTATACTTCCCTCACCGATGAGGCGGGCTGCAATGCCTATCTTGCCTCGCATATCGACCCAGAAGGCGATTATCTTTACCGTCTTTATCGTGCCACAAATATCCATACAATACATGGACGTATGGCAAGTGGTCATTTGCAAGGGCGTCTACTAAAGATGCTTGTACAGATGATACGTCCTAAGAATATCCTCGAAGTAGGTACTTTCAGTGGCTATTCGGCTATCTGTATGGCTGAAGGATTAGAGGAAGGGGGCAAGCTCTATACCTTTGAAATCAATGACGAGATGGAAGATTTCACCCGTCCTTGGATAGAAGGATCGCCTGTTGCTGACAAGATTGACTTCCGTATCGGTGACGCTGCAGAAGAGGCTCTGAAGTTAGGGATTCTATTTGATATGGCTTTCGTCGATGGTGACAAGCGCAATTATACGGAGGTATATGAGAAACTGCTACCTATCATCCGTTCTGGTGGCTATATCCTCGCTGACAACACACTGTGGGATTGGCACGTCATCGACCCAGCCTACGACCACGACCAACAAACGATTGGCATCCGCCGTTTCAATGACTTTATTGCTAAAGACGACCGAATCGAAAAGGTTATTCTCCCATTACGCGATGGCTTAACGCTGATTAGGAAGAAATAA
- the aroQ gene encoding type II 3-dehydroquinate dehydratase, whose translation MKVIIINGPNLNLLGMREPEIYGSLSMDTFLSQLRESYPNSTIDYYQSNVEGELINKLQETGFSYDGIILNAGAYTHTSIALLDCIRSLQTPVIEVHISNVNDREDFRRHSIIAPACKGTIQGFGLNSYRLAIEALSLL comes from the coding sequence ATGAAAGTAATCATTATTAATGGTCCCAACTTGAACCTGTTAGGGATGCGTGAACCTGAAATATACGGTAGTCTGTCTATGGACACCTTCCTTTCACAGCTGCGCGAAAGCTATCCAAACAGTACCATCGACTATTACCAAAGTAATGTTGAGGGCGAACTCATCAACAAGCTACAGGAGACTGGCTTCTCATATGATGGCATTATCCTCAATGCTGGGGCTTATACACATACAAGTATTGCGCTTTTAGATTGCATCCGCTCTCTACAAACGCCAGTGATTGAGGTACATATCAGTAATGTTAACGACCGTGAGGACTTCCGTCGACACTCAATAATTGCCCCTGCCTGCAAGGGTACGATCCAAGGCTTTGGTCTTAACAGCTACAGATTGGCTATAGAGGCTTTGTCACTCCTATAA